One window of Leptospira wolbachii serovar Codice str. CDC genomic DNA carries:
- a CDS encoding radical SAM/SPASM domain-containing protein, which produces MKEIDPKVYKKHHSFQDFKSHKTGIIEYQKGRAVRVLNEWSMGTLVTNHPVQEKENFKDTLNRVLSDLTSTSEEVLFKITPFIAEEMYTYSDEELLRFFYHRYRYDVFPQLEMLDHYPPYLQIEPSSICNYRCVFCYQTDLNFFKKTTPGMGQMSLELFKEIVDQATNNIEFLSLASRGEPLLAKEIEGMLVYAKDKFLNLKVNTNASLLTESKVHALLAGGVKTVVFSADAAEEPLYSQLRVNGKLDKVLKNIEMFQNIRQKEYSSVPIITRVSGVKVTEKQDMDSMEKVWGNLVDQVAFVNYNPWENIYEAKPNGQTKACSDLFRRMFIWQDGLTNPCDSDYRSTLQMGKFPEKSISELWRMERYEGLRAAHKSGNRQIVNPCKGCAVV; this is translated from the coding sequence ATGAAAGAAATTGATCCAAAAGTTTATAAGAAACATCACAGTTTCCAGGATTTTAAAAGCCATAAAACGGGAATCATAGAATACCAAAAGGGTAGAGCCGTTCGTGTCTTAAATGAATGGTCTATGGGAACTCTTGTAACTAACCATCCCGTTCAAGAGAAGGAAAATTTTAAGGATACCTTAAATCGGGTTTTATCTGATTTAACCTCTACATCTGAGGAAGTTTTATTTAAAATTACTCCTTTTATCGCGGAGGAGATGTATACATATAGTGATGAAGAACTTCTTCGTTTCTTTTATCATAGATACAGATATGATGTATTTCCGCAATTAGAGATGTTAGATCATTATCCTCCGTATTTGCAAATTGAACCATCTTCCATTTGTAATTATCGTTGTGTGTTCTGTTATCAAACAGATCTCAATTTCTTTAAAAAAACAACTCCCGGTATGGGACAAATGAGTTTGGAACTTTTTAAAGAGATTGTTGACCAAGCAACAAATAATATTGAATTTCTTTCGCTTGCTTCCCGAGGAGAACCGCTACTCGCAAAAGAGATAGAAGGTATGTTAGTATATGCTAAGGATAAATTTCTTAATCTGAAAGTAAATACCAATGCATCTTTGTTAACAGAATCAAAAGTTCATGCCCTTCTTGCGGGAGGTGTAAAAACGGTAGTATTTTCCGCCGATGCAGCTGAGGAGCCATTATACAGTCAGTTAAGAGTGAATGGTAAACTCGATAAGGTTCTGAAGAATATAGAAATGTTTCAAAATATACGGCAGAAAGAATATTCTTCAGTTCCCATCATCACAAGAGTGTCAGGTGTAAAAGTAACTGAAAAACAGGATATGGATTCTATGGAGAAAGTTTGGGGTAATCTTGTAGACCAAGTAGCGTTTGTTAACTACAATCCTTGGGAAAACATCTACGAAGCAAAACCCAATGGTCAAACGAAAGCATGTTCTGATTTGTTTCGTAGAATGTTTATCTGGCAAGACGGATTAACGAATCCATGTGACAGCGATTACCGATCGACTTTACAAATGGGAAAATTTCCGGAAAAATCCATATCGGAATTATGGAGAATGGAAAGATACGAAGGTTTACGGGCGGCTCATAAATCTGGAAACAGGCAAATTGTAAATCCATGTAAAGGATGTGCGGTAGTATAA
- the pgl gene encoding 6-phosphogluconolactonase translates to MGNPTLFKFSVKSILEKIESYLIQYDKEEKIHILLSGGNTPLPIYRKFADLNVPWTKVNFWLADERSYPKGHSDRNETMVKEALGSSILKLSKFHSFSSDNPEEMFKEYETHLMDVSMFHLAILGIGEDGHTASLFPGNDLGESESAPNAIPVFNSPKPPSSRVSLSIKRINQSDHILFLVSGDTKQRIVDRVLKGDDLPATKVKGLKTTELFYLTENQ, encoded by the coding sequence GTGGGAAATCCGACATTATTTAAGTTTAGTGTAAAATCTATTTTAGAGAAAATTGAATCTTATTTGATTCAATATGATAAGGAAGAGAAAATTCATATTCTGCTTTCCGGTGGAAATACGCCGCTTCCCATTTACAGAAAATTTGCAGATTTGAATGTTCCTTGGACAAAAGTTAATTTTTGGTTAGCTGATGAGCGATCTTATCCCAAGGGCCATTCGGATCGAAATGAAACGATGGTCAAAGAAGCTTTGGGATCTAGTATATTAAAGTTGTCAAAATTTCATTCTTTCTCTTCGGACAATCCAGAAGAAATGTTCAAAGAATATGAAACACACCTAATGGATGTTTCTATGTTTCATTTAGCAATTCTAGGTATTGGTGAAGATGGACATACGGCAAGTTTATTTCCTGGAAATGATTTAGGAGAATCTGAATCGGCACCAAATGCAATACCTGTTTTTAATTCTCCGAAACCACCTTCTAGTAGAGTATCTCTTTCCATTAAAAGAATCAATCAATCCGATCATATTTTGTTTCTAGTTTCAGGGGACACAAAACAAAGAATTGTGGATAGAGTTCTAAAGGGAGATGATCTTCCTGCAACAAAAGTGAAAGGATTGAAAACCACAGAATTATTTTATTTAACGGAAAATCAATGA
- a CDS encoding NAD-dependent epimerase/dehydratase family protein, with product MKVLVFGGSGFLGSHVADALSDASHEVTIFDLLKSPWLRSDQKFVSGDLLDEKIVSEIVAGFDIVYNFAALADLNQALDKPVDTIRINVLGNTYILEACRKHKIKRFLYASTVYVYSREGGFYRCSKQASESYIEEYQKCFGLDFTILRYGSLYGPRSDDSNGLYRIVKSALETGRITYEGSADSLREYIHVEDAARASVVAMGDEFKNQSVVLTGQEPMRVIELLKMLAEILGRPDSVEFLEGDQVGHYVRTPYAYQPKLGRKYIPPMHVDLGQGLLQLIDEIKNITNK from the coding sequence ATGAAGGTATTAGTATTTGGTGGGTCAGGTTTTCTTGGATCTCATGTAGCAGATGCATTGAGCGATGCAAGTCATGAAGTAACTATTTTTGATTTGTTAAAATCTCCTTGGTTGCGTTCGGATCAAAAGTTTGTTTCTGGCGATCTATTGGATGAAAAGATTGTTTCCGAAATAGTAGCTGGATTTGATATCGTTTACAATTTTGCAGCACTTGCTGATTTAAACCAAGCTTTAGATAAACCAGTGGATACAATTCGTATCAATGTACTAGGAAATACGTACATTTTGGAAGCTTGTAGAAAACATAAGATCAAACGCTTCCTATACGCAAGTACAGTGTATGTATATAGCCGTGAAGGTGGTTTCTACAGGTGTAGCAAACAAGCATCAGAAAGTTATATTGAGGAATATCAAAAGTGTTTTGGTTTGGATTTTACGATTCTAAGGTATGGGTCCTTGTATGGACCAAGGTCTGATGATTCAAATGGGCTTTATCGTATTGTAAAATCTGCTTTAGAAACAGGGCGGATTACATATGAGGGGAGTGCTGACAGTTTAAGAGAATACATCCATGTGGAGGACGCAGCTCGGGCAAGTGTCGTCGCAATGGGGGATGAGTTTAAAAACCAAAGTGTTGTTTTAACTGGGCAAGAACCTATGAGAGTTATCGAGCTACTTAAGATGCTCGCAGAAATCCTAGGAAGGCCCGATTCAGTAGAATTTTTAGAAGGTGATCAAGTAGGGCATTATGTGAGAACACCTTATGCTTACCAACCAAAGTTAGGAAGAAAATACATTCCTCCTATGCATGTGGATCTTGGTCAGGGGTTATTGCAATTGATTGATGAAATCAAGAATATCACAAATAAGTAG
- a CDS encoding GNAT family N-acetyltransferase, translated as MHLSVRRATEDDCKLVFDWANEPEVRKASFNTEKIEWSDHSNWYFQKLKNPNSLILILEVDGFPAGQIRFDRDIEQNYFLISFLLDAKFRGMSLGTTLISKGVEYLSSAQKGSIVCVGFVKKENVASQRAFQKNEFLLESESNDNLKFVKTIE; from the coding sequence TTGCATCTGAGTGTTCGACGAGCGACAGAAGATGATTGTAAGCTTGTATTTGATTGGGCCAATGAACCAGAAGTGAGAAAGGCCTCATTTAACACCGAAAAAATCGAATGGTCCGACCATTCAAACTGGTACTTTCAAAAATTAAAAAATCCTAATTCGTTGATTTTAATTTTAGAGGTCGATGGTTTTCCTGCGGGGCAAATTCGTTTTGATCGGGATATAGAACAAAACTATTTTTTAATTAGTTTTCTATTGGATGCGAAGTTTCGAGGAATGTCGCTCGGAACAACTTTGATTTCGAAGGGTGTGGAATATTTATCATCAGCACAGAAGGGGTCTATTGTTTGTGTCGGTTTTGTAAAAAAAGAGAATGTTGCCTCTCAACGTGCATTTCAAAAAAATGAATTTCTTTTAGAGTCAGAGTCTAATGACAATTTAAAGTTTGTGAAAACAATAGAGTAA
- a CDS encoding acylneuraminate cytidylyltransferase family protein — translation MIVALLLGRKGSIGFPGKNTFPIMGKPLAWYPMNIAKRTKEIDKVYLSTDDPDLKNLAIAEGVEVIDRPPHLATKEALGEHAYQHGFSVIQERNPGQTIELVVLLFCNAATVTSDTISEGIKQLRENKDADSAVTVSKYNMWSPLRARKKDSNGFLQPFVPFETFGDPKTLNCDRDSQGDVLFADMGVSIVRPKNLLHLEDGMLPQKWMGQKILPLYQEAGCDVDYEWQIPVVEWWLKKYGEFR, via the coding sequence ATGATCGTAGCACTTCTTCTTGGAAGAAAAGGTAGTATTGGATTTCCAGGTAAAAATACATTTCCCATTATGGGAAAACCATTGGCCTGGTACCCAATGAATATTGCGAAACGGACCAAAGAGATCGATAAGGTCTATTTGTCTACTGACGATCCAGACCTAAAAAATTTGGCAATCGCGGAGGGGGTTGAGGTAATTGATCGGCCACCTCACCTTGCAACCAAAGAAGCATTAGGTGAACATGCTTATCAACATGGATTCTCGGTGATTCAGGAAAGGAATCCTGGGCAGACGATTGAATTAGTTGTATTACTCTTTTGTAATGCAGCCACAGTTACTTCTGATACTATATCTGAAGGCATCAAACAATTACGGGAAAATAAAGACGCAGATTCTGCGGTTACCGTATCAAAATACAATATGTGGTCACCACTGCGTGCTCGTAAAAAAGATTCCAATGGTTTTCTTCAGCCATTCGTTCCCTTTGAAACTTTTGGAGACCCTAAAACTTTGAATTGTGATCGGGATTCCCAAGGTGATGTATTATTTGCAGATATGGGAGTTTCCATTGTTCGTCCCAAAAATTTACTGCATTTGGAAGATGGAATGCTTCCGCAAAAGTGGATGGGACAGAAAATTTTACCTCTTTATCAAGAGGCCGGCTGCGATGTTGACTATGAATGGCAAATCCCTGTGGTCGAGTGGTGGTTAAAAAAATACGGTGAGTTTAGGTAA
- a CDS encoding pyridoxal phosphate-dependent aminotransferase, whose protein sequence is MITRLGKLRLDKNERINRFPTDVLEFLKNKIDSDLITAYPETEPLYLKLSKYHNAKPENFLITTGADGGIRYCFDTFVNEGDEIVFLSPTFAMVDIYATLWKTNKKIITYADDLSIQVYDITSSISDKTSLVILANPNSPTGNSLPSNSIQQIISRAKQFNVPILIDEAYFGFSDTTAEPFLKDYDNLIIARTFSKAFGLAGLRIGYLYSNESLISKMYKFRPMYEVTSVSLLFADYLLENPGIVTEYIKSTRDGLSYLTGVLDRLGLSYIPTDTNFIHVNFGGKKDSAVKIFEKNSLLVRGGLPFKGYENFLRLTIGPKEQMMILENSLNEIVGS, encoded by the coding sequence TTGATTACTCGTCTGGGAAAGTTAAGGTTAGATAAAAATGAACGGATAAATCGTTTTCCAACGGATGTGTTAGAATTTTTAAAAAATAAAATCGATTCAGATTTAATAACTGCCTATCCGGAAACAGAGCCTCTTTATTTGAAACTAAGTAAATATCATAATGCGAAACCAGAGAATTTTTTAATCACAACTGGTGCAGATGGTGGAATTCGGTATTGTTTTGATACATTTGTAAATGAGGGAGATGAAATTGTTTTTTTATCACCCACTTTTGCAATGGTAGATATTTATGCAACTTTATGGAAAACGAATAAAAAGATAATTACCTATGCTGATGATCTATCTATCCAAGTTTATGATATTACTAGTTCAATTTCTGATAAAACTTCTTTGGTAATCCTCGCAAATCCTAATAGCCCTACCGGGAATTCACTCCCTTCCAATTCGATTCAACAAATTATAAGCAGAGCAAAGCAATTTAATGTTCCGATATTAATTGATGAAGCTTATTTTGGGTTTTCTGATACAACGGCCGAACCTTTTTTAAAAGATTATGATAATTTGATTATTGCCAGAACCTTTTCTAAGGCTTTTGGACTAGCGGGCTTAAGGATAGGCTATTTGTATTCTAATGAATCATTAATCTCAAAAATGTATAAATTTAGGCCAATGTATGAAGTGACATCTGTTTCATTGCTATTTGCCGATTATTTATTAGAAAATCCTGGCATAGTTACTGAATATATAAAGTCAACCAGGGATGGATTATCTTATCTGACTGGTGTTTTGGATCGATTAGGACTGTCTTATATACCAACTGATACAAATTTTATCCATGTAAATTTTGGCGGTAAAAAAGATTCTGCCGTAAAAATATTCGAAAAGAATTCTCTCTTAGTTCGGGGAGGTTTGCCCTTTAAAGGTTATGAAAATTTCCTTAGATTAACTATCGGTCCCAAAGAGCAGATGATGATCCTTGAGAATAGTTTAAATGAAATTGTAGGCTCTTAA
- the pseI gene encoding pseudaminic acid synthase codes for MNTITIDNREISNSHPPYIIAELSANHNGKIERALETIRLAKESGADAIKIQTYTADTMTIDCDLEDFQIHGGLWDGYKLYDLYKWAETPFEWHKEIFDYAKKIGITLFCTPFDETAVDLLEGLNTPAYKVASFEATDLPLIRYIASTKKPMIMSTGMANLAEIEEMVDAAKTAGCKDLILLHCISSYPAPVDQSNLLTIPDMRNKFGVQVGLSDHTITNTASIASVVLGATVIEKHFILDRAEKGPDSEFSITPEELRLLCRDTKDAWRALGQAGYERKPAEEANAKFRRSLYFVEDLKAGQVIEQKHIRRIRPGFGLPPKFEMNVIGKKVSVDIARGTPVTWDLLRT; via the coding sequence ATGAATACTATAACTATCGATAACCGAGAAATTAGTAACAGCCATCCCCCATATATCATCGCAGAATTATCTGCAAATCACAACGGTAAAATCGAACGAGCGTTAGAGACAATTCGTCTCGCCAAAGAATCAGGGGCTGATGCCATTAAGATTCAAACCTATACGGCTGACACAATGACCATTGATTGCGATTTGGAAGATTTCCAAATTCATGGTGGTTTGTGGGATGGATACAAATTGTATGATCTTTATAAATGGGCTGAAACGCCTTTTGAATGGCACAAAGAAATTTTTGATTACGCAAAGAAAATAGGAATCACCTTATTTTGCACACCATTTGATGAAACGGCAGTAGATTTACTTGAAGGTTTAAATACTCCTGCGTATAAGGTGGCTTCTTTTGAAGCTACAGACCTTCCTCTCATTCGATACATAGCTTCCACAAAAAAACCTATGATCATGTCCACTGGAATGGCGAACTTGGCTGAGATTGAAGAAATGGTGGATGCAGCTAAGACTGCCGGTTGTAAGGATTTGATATTGTTACATTGTATCAGTAGTTATCCGGCTCCAGTGGACCAATCCAATCTGCTTACGATTCCGGATATGCGAAATAAGTTTGGAGTGCAAGTTGGATTATCTGATCATACAATTACCAATACTGCCTCAATCGCCTCCGTAGTCTTAGGTGCCACTGTCATTGAGAAACATTTTATTTTGGATAGGGCAGAAAAAGGACCAGATTCCGAATTTTCCATTACACCTGAGGAGTTGAGATTACTTTGTCGTGATACAAAGGATGCTTGGCGTGCGTTAGGCCAAGCAGGGTATGAAAGAAAACCAGCCGAAGAGGCCAATGCCAAATTTAGACGATCTTTGTATTTTGTAGAAGATCTAAAAGCTGGGCAAGTAATAGAGCAAAAACATATCAGAAGGATTCGGCCCGGATTTGGGCTACCTCCCAAATTTGAAATGAATGTCATTGGGAAAAAAGTCAGTGTCGACATCGCAAGAGGAACGCCTGTTACCTGGGATTTGCTAAGGACTTGA
- a CDS encoding LIC12162 family transferase, with protein MSKKVLITTALESTWFSESSVVFLGEWCKLYHRKREWEKLDFEVIPYHWRDRSKLGIDHDYLKEFYERILIALVQKLNIWHGLEEEEKFWRILIGPWLLTYVSVIWDRWENLRIAFQKEDSYHTAVSLNSLNFAEPSDYSEFLQFIGSDLWNFRKYQEILLFQYKEKINPLSIEELFVFQEQSYRELKKVGLKQKLVNLVDKIGSLFDSKTKKVLFFHSYFNRKNFYLLNFFLNQLPRSYASEFEFEIGAHEKSLFRLESIPFDPKNSFEDFVLYDILKEIPQSYLESFSDLYYAVRKIKYQPKIIFTANAHFWHEPFKLWMAQASKENTKLVISSHGGSIPPKMSMFNHEEDISNCMVTWFKAANLKQRQLPPSKIIEKRISRRGRYCTMIGMELLRYAYRAEAAPMSSLVIDHFDDTVTFCNSLSDTVSKDLQIWPYPNQGWDTKNRYTDIFGREKISLSKSYQHIYSDSRFIVCTYPQTTFSEAMASGRPTILLLMDFFETDPVADELLEILKLNKIIFTDPILAANHVSSVWDDLDSWWESDSVKIAREKFNEVALGGLSNNWLFRWSKFFNQLIIESKS; from the coding sequence ATGAGTAAAAAAGTATTAATAACAACAGCCTTGGAGAGTACTTGGTTTAGTGAATCTTCTGTGGTCTTTCTCGGAGAGTGGTGTAAATTATATCATCGAAAGCGTGAGTGGGAAAAATTAGATTTTGAGGTTATTCCTTATCATTGGAGAGATAGGTCTAAGCTAGGAATAGATCACGATTATTTAAAAGAGTTCTATGAGAGAATCTTAATTGCTTTGGTTCAAAAATTAAACATTTGGCATGGACTAGAAGAAGAAGAAAAATTTTGGCGTATTCTGATTGGTCCTTGGTTATTGACATATGTTTCTGTCATTTGGGACCGTTGGGAAAATTTGCGCATAGCTTTTCAAAAAGAAGATAGCTATCATACTGCTGTGAGTTTAAATTCTTTGAATTTCGCCGAACCGAGCGACTATTCAGAGTTTTTACAGTTTATCGGAAGCGATCTTTGGAATTTCCGTAAATATCAAGAAATACTTTTGTTTCAATATAAAGAAAAAATTAATCCTTTGTCGATAGAAGAATTATTTGTATTTCAAGAGCAATCATATCGAGAATTAAAGAAAGTCGGATTAAAGCAGAAGCTAGTAAACCTGGTTGATAAAATAGGATCCTTATTCGATTCGAAAACTAAGAAAGTCCTGTTTTTTCATTCTTATTTTAACAGAAAAAATTTTTACCTTTTGAATTTTTTTCTCAACCAATTGCCACGTTCTTATGCCAGCGAATTTGAATTTGAGATTGGCGCTCATGAGAAGTCTTTGTTTAGGTTAGAGAGTATTCCTTTTGATCCGAAGAATTCATTTGAAGATTTCGTTTTGTATGATATTCTTAAAGAAATTCCTCAATCTTATTTGGAATCATTTTCGGATTTGTACTATGCTGTGAGGAAAATCAAGTACCAGCCTAAAATTATTTTTACTGCCAATGCTCATTTTTGGCATGAACCTTTCAAACTGTGGATGGCACAGGCTAGCAAAGAAAATACGAAGTTGGTAATTTCTTCGCATGGAGGATCAATCCCACCGAAAATGTCTATGTTTAATCACGAGGAAGACATTTCGAATTGTATGGTTACTTGGTTTAAAGCAGCAAACCTGAAACAAAGACAATTGCCGCCTAGTAAGATTATCGAAAAAAGAATTTCGAGACGTGGACGATACTGCACTATGATAGGGATGGAGTTGCTTCGTTATGCTTACCGAGCAGAAGCGGCTCCGATGTCGAGCCTTGTGATAGATCATTTTGATGATACTGTGACTTTTTGTAACTCGTTAAGTGATACTGTGAGTAAGGATTTACAGATTTGGCCCTACCCAAATCAGGGTTGGGATACGAAAAATCGTTATACCGATATATTTGGCAGGGAAAAAATTTCTTTAAGTAAATCATATCAACATATCTATTCTGATTCTCGATTTATCGTTTGCACTTACCCGCAAACAACTTTTTCAGAGGCGATGGCATCTGGCAGGCCAACAATACTGCTTTTAATGGATTTTTTCGAAACTGATCCGGTTGCTGATGAATTGCTAGAAATTTTGAAATTGAATAAAATCATTTTTACTGATCCAATTTTGGCCGCCAATCATGTATCCTCCGTTTGGGACGATCTTGATAGCTGGTGGGAAAGCGATTCAGTTAAAATAGCGCGCGAGAAATTTAATGAAGTTGCGTTGGGTGGTCTCTCAAATAATTGGTTATTCCGTTGGAGTAAGTTTTTTAATCAGCTAATTATAGAAAGTAAAAGTTAG
- a CDS encoding FkbM family methyltransferase: MKKAILRLLKKVFKLIYNVLIRIRIGREFFDIILRNSWQEVLRVNHNGLDLQFVVPNSLNRFRALTFSTKEPETLEWIDGLAQGSVFWDIGANVGLYSCYAAKARNCKVFAFEPSVFNLELLSRNIFNNDLSDKIVVLPIPLSDRLSISKLNMTSTDWGGALSTFGKDYGHDGKALKKAFEYQLVGLSIDEVIEYLKIPAPDYIKMDVDGIEQLILAGAKATLKKVKSISIEINEDFTEQHRNSEKLLVSAGLKFKEKRHAEMFNDSVFKNTYNQVWVR; this comes from the coding sequence GTGAAGAAAGCTATATTAAGATTGTTAAAGAAAGTTTTTAAGTTAATTTATAATGTCCTAATTCGAATTAGGATCGGTAGAGAGTTTTTCGATATTATTTTGAGAAATTCTTGGCAAGAAGTTTTGCGAGTTAATCACAATGGATTGGATTTACAATTTGTTGTCCCAAATTCTCTCAATAGATTCCGCGCACTTACATTTTCTACCAAAGAACCTGAAACATTGGAGTGGATCGACGGATTAGCACAAGGTTCTGTATTTTGGGATATTGGGGCTAACGTAGGTCTTTATTCTTGTTATGCAGCAAAAGCAAGAAATTGTAAAGTCTTTGCATTTGAACCGTCTGTCTTTAATTTAGAATTATTATCTAGGAATATCTTTAACAACGATTTATCAGATAAAATTGTAGTTTTACCGATCCCGTTATCGGATAGGCTTTCTATTAGTAAATTAAATATGACTAGTACTGATTGGGGGGGGGCACTTTCTACATTTGGAAAAGACTACGGTCATGATGGAAAGGCGCTAAAGAAGGCATTTGAATATCAACTTGTTGGACTATCCATTGATGAGGTCATCGAATATCTAAAAATCCCTGCACCTGATTATATTAAAATGGATGTTGATGGAATTGAACAATTGATTCTTGCTGGAGCCAAGGCTACTTTAAAAAAAGTAAAAAGCATTAGTATTGAAATTAATGAAGATTTTACCGAGCAGCATCGCAATTCTGAAAAACTATTAGTTTCTGCTGGATTAAAATTTAAGGAGAAACGACATGCAGAAATGTTTAATGATAGTGTTTTTAAAAATACGTATAACCAGGTATGGGTTAGATAG
- the hisF gene encoding imidazole glycerol phosphate synthase subunit HisF — MVKVRIIPTLLWKDLGLVKGVGFNSWRRIGSLLPAIKVFNARDVDELILNDISASVSGQSPDFDTLEGVSNESYVPFTVGGGIQSVEDITKVLRYGADKVSINSSAYTNPRIIEESAKKFGSQCVVASVDVKHSPDGYLCYSHSGTKNTDRKVIDWVKELESRGAGEILLTSIDRDGTMEGYDLELISLVTSNVKIPVIASGGAGSYQDMVDAIIIGKASAVAAASIFQFTDQTPAEAKKYLYKAGVSVRKNFEIGIS; from the coding sequence ATGGTCAAAGTAAGAATTATTCCAACGTTACTTTGGAAAGATTTGGGTCTGGTGAAGGGAGTTGGCTTTAATAGTTGGAGAAGAATTGGATCATTACTTCCTGCTATTAAAGTTTTTAATGCAAGAGATGTGGATGAGTTAATTCTAAATGATATCTCGGCAAGTGTCTCTGGCCAATCGCCCGACTTCGATACTTTAGAAGGTGTTTCTAATGAGTCTTATGTTCCGTTCACTGTAGGTGGCGGAATTCAATCTGTTGAAGATATAACGAAAGTTTTGCGTTATGGTGCAGATAAAGTTAGTATAAATTCTTCTGCATACACTAACCCTCGTATCATTGAAGAATCAGCTAAAAAATTTGGTTCTCAGTGTGTAGTCGCCTCGGTCGATGTAAAACATAGTCCTGATGGATATTTGTGCTATAGTCATTCTGGAACCAAAAATACTGATCGAAAAGTTATCGATTGGGTTAAGGAATTGGAATCCAGGGGTGCAGGTGAGATCCTATTAACGTCTATTGACCGCGACGGTACAATGGAAGGTTACGATTTAGAGTTAATCAGTTTAGTTACATCTAATGTAAAGATTCCTGTCATTGCTTCTGGTGGTGCGGGTAGTTATCAAGATATGGTGGATGCTATAATAATTGGGAAAGCTTCTGCCGTTGCCGCCGCAAGTATATTTCAATTCACGGATCAAACACCAGCAGAGGCAAAGAAATATTTGTACAAAGCAGGTGTTTCCGTACGTAAAAACTTCGAAATCGGAATTTCCTAA
- a CDS encoding HAD family hydrolase → MFWDFDGVIKDSVDVKTDAYLALFPKAPKNILEKIKSHHLEYGGISRLEKIPLYLDWVGIHPTEQVISQYLDQFANLVVQKVISSPWVPGVEQLLNQKRNHQKFVIVTGTPQKEIEEILLQLKIVSLFDHIFGAPTKKPNAIQWTLQNHDIIKEDSILIGDSKTDWLAANETGIQFILRETDNSDFSVQYSGNKLKDFIGFI, encoded by the coding sequence ATCTTTTGGGATTTTGATGGAGTCATTAAAGATTCGGTCGATGTAAAAACAGATGCTTATCTTGCTTTGTTTCCTAAGGCACCCAAAAATATTTTAGAGAAAATTAAATCACACCATCTAGAATATGGAGGGATCTCTCGGTTGGAGAAAATTCCGCTCTATTTGGATTGGGTTGGTATACATCCAACGGAGCAGGTGATCAGTCAATATCTAGATCAGTTTGCAAATTTAGTGGTTCAAAAAGTAATTTCTTCTCCTTGGGTTCCTGGGGTAGAACAATTGTTAAATCAAAAACGAAATCATCAAAAGTTTGTTATTGTTACCGGAACACCACAAAAAGAAATCGAAGAAATTTTGCTTCAATTGAAAATCGTCTCACTCTTTGATCATATTTTTGGTGCGCCCACGAAAAAACCGAATGCAATCCAGTGGACATTACAAAACCACGATATCATAAAAGAAGATTCTATTTTGATCGGGGATAGTAAAACTGATTGGTTGGCTGCTAACGAAACGGGAATCCAGTTTATCCTTCGGGAAACAGATAATAGTGATTTTTCAGTTCAGTATTCAGGAAATAAATTAAAGGATTTTATAGGATTTATATGA